A genomic segment from Nodularia sphaerocarpa UHCC 0038 encodes:
- a CDS encoding BON domain-containing protein: MSWLKRLFGLDKPKNAQVNPTAQQVPPSSSTSAAPAATESIPPERLGLNGEYDQSGLAKRVALAFDENSQLGDIDTLWVAQTSGMVVLKGKVPSEAILNQMISVASSVHGAKGVNTDEVTIG, from the coding sequence ATGTCTTGGTTAAAAAGACTTTTTGGATTAGATAAACCGAAAAATGCCCAAGTAAATCCTACGGCGCAGCAAGTACCGCCAAGTTCTTCTACTAGCGCGGCTCCTGCTGCTACTGAATCAATTCCGCCTGAACGTTTAGGATTGAATGGAGAATATGACCAAAGCGGGCTAGCCAAGCGGGTTGCATTGGCGTTTGATGAAAATTCGCAACTGGGGGATATTGATACTCTCTGGGTTGCTCAAACAAGCGGCATGGTGGTATTAAAAGGTAAAGTTCCTAGCGAAGCTATCCTCAATCAGATGATTTCTGTAGCCTCTTCAGTTCATGGTGCTAAAGGTGTTAACACCGATGAAGTCACTATTGGATAA